The Pseudoalteromonas arctica A 37-1-2 genome includes a region encoding these proteins:
- a CDS encoding glycoside hydrolase family 3 protein produces MPLQSSLAKPVLSLEQQLGQKLILDFRYFCQQGASNKCRTPMTELPNELATAIAKYDIGGIILFSENTQSIEQTITLNSQLQTAASKSSSKLPLFISIDQEGGRVARLPRDVATSFTGNMSIGATYKKHGTSFATKTATVIAKELNSLGINVNYAPTVDVNMNPDNPVINVRSFGENPALVSKLGAAQVAGFENNGVITSLKHFPGHGDTNVDSHTGLPKVNHAKEVIYEQDLAPFKHIIAKQNPGMIMTAHIQYPALDSTTFVSVNGKTMIKPATMSRAIITDILRGELNYQGVVVTDALDMAGISNFFTPTQAVINTFAAGADIALMPVEIRTPDDLNKLDDLIKELVAAVKSSQLDEQEIAQSAMRIITLKNKFRLSTNFDPITALTEAKQVIGSAAHREIEAQLAIEAITQVKNNNSTLPLNLKAGSNVHIIMPDTRKCMAMQQAIEAISQQKLNYSCSSLQGFNPAQAKTQIHAADVVIAGNATPNQSAVEIGGMDDLKDDPNFALNNAEQPKALESLLNMAKEENKSTVFISLRAPYDIAKFGDYANAVLASYAYNIDVDKNDIVSGPAFTALAKVLLGEAPANGVLPVTIKPQKAH; encoded by the coding sequence ATGCCATTACAATCCTCGCTTGCTAAACCCGTGCTTTCTCTTGAACAACAACTTGGGCAAAAGTTAATACTCGACTTTCGCTACTTTTGCCAGCAAGGAGCAAGTAATAAATGCCGAACTCCAATGACCGAGTTACCTAATGAGCTTGCTACCGCTATTGCTAAATACGATATTGGTGGGATTATTTTATTTTCTGAAAACACTCAATCAATAGAACAAACCATTACGCTTAATAGCCAATTGCAAACAGCTGCAAGTAAATCCAGTAGTAAGCTGCCTCTATTTATATCAATAGATCAAGAAGGCGGACGTGTAGCGCGTTTACCACGCGATGTTGCCACCTCATTTACCGGTAATATGTCGATTGGCGCTACCTACAAAAAACACGGTACGAGCTTTGCGACAAAAACAGCAACTGTTATAGCTAAAGAACTAAACTCGCTGGGTATCAATGTAAATTACGCGCCCACGGTTGATGTAAACATGAACCCCGATAACCCCGTTATTAACGTACGTTCGTTTGGTGAAAACCCAGCATTAGTGAGTAAATTAGGCGCCGCACAGGTTGCAGGATTTGAGAACAACGGCGTTATTACCTCGTTAAAGCACTTTCCAGGTCATGGTGATACAAACGTAGATAGCCATACAGGTTTACCTAAAGTAAACCATGCAAAAGAGGTTATTTACGAGCAAGACTTAGCACCGTTTAAGCACATTATCGCCAAGCAAAACCCAGGCATGATAATGACGGCGCATATTCAATATCCCGCGCTCGATAGCACAACATTTGTAAGTGTTAATGGCAAAACCATGATAAAACCAGCAACAATGTCGCGCGCAATCATTACTGACATTTTACGTGGTGAGCTTAATTACCAAGGTGTTGTAGTAACCGATGCGCTTGATATGGCTGGTATTAGTAACTTTTTCACACCAACTCAAGCAGTAATAAATACATTTGCAGCTGGGGCTGACATTGCCCTAATGCCCGTTGAAATTAGAACACCTGATGATTTAAACAAGCTCGATGACCTTATTAAAGAGCTTGTTGCAGCGGTTAAATCAAGCCAACTTGATGAGCAAGAAATAGCACAATCAGCGATGCGTATAATTACGCTTAAAAATAAATTTAGGTTAAGCACTAATTTTGACCCTATTACCGCGCTTACTGAAGCTAAGCAGGTTATTGGCAGTGCAGCACATCGTGAAATAGAAGCGCAGCTTGCTATAGAGGCAATAACGCAGGTTAAAAATAATAACAGTACTTTGCCGCTTAATTTAAAAGCAGGAAGTAATGTTCATATTATTATGCCCGACACGCGTAAATGTATGGCAATGCAGCAAGCGATTGAAGCTATCAGCCAGCAAAAACTAAACTATAGCTGTAGCAGCCTACAAGGGTTTAACCCTGCACAAGCTAAAACACAAATACACGCTGCTGATGTAGTTATAGCCGGCAATGCAACGCCTAATCAAAGTGCGGTAGAAATTGGCGGTATGGATGATTTAAAAGACGATCCTAATTTTGCACTTAATAATGCAGAGCAACCAAAAGCACTTGAGTCATTATTAAATATGGCAAAAGAGGAAAATAAAAGCACTGTTTTTATAAGCCTAAGAGCCCCTTACGACATTGCTAAATTTGGCGATTATGCAAATGCTGTACT